A stretch of DNA from Shewanella sediminis HAW-EB3:
ATATATTCTTCCTGGTCTTGGTGACGCGGGCGATAAGATTTTCGGAACGAAATAAAGATATTATCGAGACATAGTTATCGAAAAATTGTTTTAATACATTCTTTTAATACATTGTTTCGTTAAGCATAAAAAGGAGCCAATTGGCTCCTTTTTTATTTTTCACTCTTGCTAGCACCTAGCACTAAAGCACCATGGCCGCTATCCAACCAAATACCAACAGAGGAATGTTGTAGTGGATGAATGTAGGGATCACACTATCTCTGATGTGGTCGTGTTGTCCATCGGCATTTAAACCGGCCGTTGGCCCTAGGGTCGAATCTGAAGCCGGTGAGCCTGCATCGCCAAGGGCCGCTGCGGTGCCCACTAATGCGATAGTTGCCGTTACCGAGAAACCGAAACTCATGGCTAACGGGACATAGATGGTCGCAATAATCGGAATCGTCGAAAATGATGAACCAATTCCCATGGTGATAAGCAGGCCTACCAGTAGCATGAGGAAAGCGGCGAGTGCTTTATTATCACCAATAATTTCACTCAAAGAGCTGACTAAACTGCTCACGTCGCCGGTCTCTTTTACCACAGCGGCAAAGCCCGCCGCAGAGATCATGATAAAGCCGATGTTGGCCATCATTCTCACACCTTGGTTAAAGACATCCTGATCGGCGACATGTTTGAGTGCTCCGGAGAAGCTAAAGATGATAAAACCAATTAAGGCACCAAAAATCATCGAGCCGGTGATCAGTTGTACTGCGAGTGTTGAGACAATGGCGACCGCTGCAATGGCGATATTGCGACTATTGACCCCTTCCTCGGGCTCGGCGGCTAAAATTAACTCCTCTTTATACTCACGTGGTTTACGGTATGAGAAGAATACCGCTATCAATAAACCGGTGATCATTCCAAGTGCCGGGATCAACATTGCCGTCGGGATCTGCTCTCGCACGGCATGAAGGTTATTGCTGTTAAGGTTCGCCAACAAAATATCATTCAAGAAGATGCCACCAAAGCCGACCGGTAGGATCATATAGGTGGTCACTAAGCCGAAGGTGAGAACACAGGCCACCAATCTACGGTCAAGTTGTAGCTTCGACATGACATGGAGTAGGGGCGGGATCAAGATAGGAATAAATGCGATATGAATAGGAAGCAGGTTTTGCGAAGAAACTGCCATTGCGAGTATGGACAATAATAGCGTCCAACGTACCCGATTCATATTGGTTGAGTTGTGATTTTTCCCAAGTGTCGAAATGACCTTTTTAGAGATCAGTGTCGTGAGTCCTGAGTGAGATAGTGCAACGGCAAAGGCACCGAGAAGGGCATAGCTTAATGCTATTTGCGCTCCGCCTCCTAAGCCTGTGTTGAATGCATCTACGGTTTGTTGAAGATCCATGCCTCCAACAAGACCTGCAACAAGCGCACTTATGGTGAGTGCTATGACGACATTTACCCTGGCTAAACTCAGACCCAGCATTAGGCAAACAGCGATGACAACTGCGTTCATATCAATAAATTCTTTATTACCGTTAGATTGAGCGCCATTTTTGCCTGCCCGAGCAGGCTTGTCCAGTATAGAGAGGATTTATCTGACAAAAGTTCGGTAATGTTAAGTCTGTGTGGAAAATAGTGAGGCGAACTGTGAATAACATTAATAGGCGTAAGGTCATTAAGGCGAGTTATTATACGCCGAGATGAATAATCATTTAAAAAAGGTGATATTGATCCCAAATAGCTTGTGCCTGCCTAAACACTGCCTATAATGCCATAAGATATAAACGAAAAACGTTTTTTCAATCCATAGATGGAGATATAAAATGAGCGTATTAGTAGGCCGTCCGGCTCCTGACTTCACTGCTGCAGCTGTACTTGGTAATGGCGAAATCGTAGATAGCTTTAACCTTAGCGAAGCGATTCAAGGCAAGCCAACGGTAGTTTTTTTCTACCCACTCGATTTCACTTTCGTTTGTCCATCTGAACTGATTGCATTCGATCACCGTATTGAAGAGTTCAAGAAACGTGGTGTAGAGGTGATTGGTGTCTCTATCGATTCTCAGTTCACACATAATGCATGGCGTAACACACCAGTTGCTGAAGGCGGGATCGGTCCTGTTCAGTACACACTGGTTGCAGACGTTAAGCATGAGATCTGTAAAGCTTATGATGTTGAGCATCCTGAAGCGGGTGTTGCTTTCCGTGGTTCTTTCCTTATCGACAAAGAAGGTCAGGTTCGTCACCAGGTCGTTAACGATCTTCCACTAGGCCGTAACGTTGATGAGATGCTACGTATGATCGATGCACTTCAATTCCATGAAGAGCACGGTGATGTATGCCCAGCGGGTTGGGAGAAAGGTGATAAAGGTATGGACGCAAGTCCGGAAGGCGTTGCTTCTTACCTGACTGACAATGCTGACGACCTATAATTTCTTGATATTCATCGAGTAATTATTATGGGATTGTCTTAGTAAACCAGGACCGTTTTTATTAAGCCAGTTGTATTTCGCAACTGGCTTTTTTTATCTGATTTTCTGCTTAATTTGTTTCCCGTTTGAGGTGTAAGTCCTCGGTGAATATTGGGGGGCTGAGCTTGATCAAATCCACTGTGGGGCTTATTCTTTCTATAGCGAAGGAGGTTTTTATGGCCATTGCAATCACACTTAATGAGTACCTCGATAAAGAACATGTACATTTCGAACATGTAGAGCATCGTCGCACCCAAACATCACTGGATTCGTCTCGTTCTGCCCATCTACCCGCAGCTAGGGTGAGTAAAGCTGTGGTGTTACAAGATGATGATGGGGAGTACTTGATGGCTTCACTGCCTGCCAATAAGCGGGTGTCACTACCCGAGGTTGACAATCTCATGGGTAAAAATTATCACTTAGTCAGTGAGCGCAAGTTGCAGGACCTGTTTCCTGATTGTGTTAAAGGCGCGATACCGGCGATTGGGCGTGCTTATCAAATGCCAATGCTGGTAGATGACAGCTTGTTAACCGCTGAACCTGTCTATATTGAGTCCGGCGATCATGAGAATTTGCTGAAACTGAACTCTACGGAATACGCAAAACTCGTCGCTAAAGCGCCTCATGGAAATATTCAGGGGGCTAATATGGGCGCGCCACGTTTGTGGGAAAGATCGAGTCGAGATAGATGGTTATGAGTTGGGCAGTAAAAGTTAGATAGTAAAAAGCCAGTGGATCCACTGGCTTTTTTTGCGTGCATCATTCGTGTACGGAACCAGATAGCTAATATGCCAATATCTATAGTTACTCAGTTACGCTTCACTTTCCGTTTCGAGTGTCGACTCATCGGGCGTGGCTAATGGCCAACCGCCTAATGCCTTCCAACGGTTAACGATTAAGCAAAAAAGCTCTGCGGTGCGCTCGGTATCGTACAAGGCAGAATGGGCTTCATTATTGTCGAAGGGAATACCGGCAATTGAACAGGCTTTTGCAAGGACGGTATGCCCTATGGCTAATCCCGCAAGAGTCGCGGTATCGAAGGTGGCAAAAGGATGGAAAGGTGTTCTTTTTAGTCCGTTACGTTCGACAGCTTTTGAAACAAAGCCATGATCGAATGCCGCATTATGCGCTACGATTATACTGCGGTGACAGCCAGCGGCTTTTTGCGCTTTCTTAACTTCTTTAAAGATCTCTAAGAATGCTTCCTTTTCGCTGACAGCACCACGAAGCGGGTTAGTTGGATCGATACCGGTGAAAGCGAGTGCTTCGGGCTCCAGGTTTGCTCCCTCAAAAGGTTCGATATGGTAGTGCAGAGTCTTGTCTAAACCGAGTACACCTTCGTCATCCATTTTTAGCATGGTGACGGCGATTTCAAGCAACGCATCTGTTTGGGCATTGAACCCGGCTGTCTCAACATCGATGACAACGGGAAAATAGCCTCGAAAACGGTGATTTAATTTATTGGCGTCGCAAATTTCGCTCATTAAAATGTCCAAATAGTTAGCAGGCCGCTATTATGCTGCAACTGGGTATTGCTGTCATGTTCGAATGTTCATATTATGAGCTAAAGGTATAGAAAAATGTGCCGATAGCATTAAGTAATGGAATTAATAAGAGTGCTGTGTATGTGGCTTAGAGTATTGTTGGCGTTGACACTGTGTATGCCTTTGTTTGCTAATGCAGAGTTGCGTCATTATGTTGCCTCTCTCGATCAATCCCAATGGAAACTCAGTGATAGTACCCCCATTATATGTCGCCTTGAGCATGATATTCCCTCCTATGGTAAAGCGGTATTCACAAGCACAGCAGGCAAAGATCATAATCTGAATTTCAGTTTAGATATGTGGGTAAAGCCAGATCAAGTGACTCAGGCTAAGTTAATGAGCCTGGCTCCGGCGTGGCGCCCCGGAATTCTCTCTAAAGAGATAACTGAGCTCAGTTATCAGAAGTATTTTAGTGGTGAAGTGCCCAGAAATGCTGCCTGGTCTATGTTAGCCGAGTTAGAGAGAGGGATGCAGCCCACCTTCTATTATGCTGACTGGTATAACCGATCGAATAAAATTGCTGTTGGGCTATCGGCCGTTAACTTCAACCGAAAATATGGTGAGTTTAAATCTTGCTTAGCCGGTTTATTGCCATACAGTTTTGATGATATTGCGTTTACCGTTTTGACCTATGAATTTGGTGGAGCAGAGTTGACGCGCTACGCCAAGGCGCAGATTGCTAAAATTCAAGAGTACCTTGCCTATGATCCTGAGGTTGAACTGGTATTGATCGATGCTTACACCGATAGTTACGGTGGCCGTTCAATTAACCAAAAAGTATCCGAGGAGAGAGCTGATTCTGTAAAGAACTTCTTCCTGTCTGCGGGGATAACACAAGAGAGAATTCATACCGTTGGCCATGGTGAGCGCCACCATGTGGCATCGAATGATACCATCGATGAGCGCTCTCGAAACAGGCGAGTCGTTATTAGAATTAGTAAACCTATGTAGACCCGTTTATCGCGAGCTTCTCAGGTAAATCTATCTGGCTGCTTTACAACTTGGAATGCCCAACCTTAGCGTTGGGCTTTTTTATGCTCGTAGAGAGCTATTCAAGAGTTGGGAGTTCAATACAAAAATTCAGACAAAAAAAAGCCCACTTAATAAATTAAATGGGCTGCAAAATATGTATTGCAATCAACAAATTGAAGGAAGGAAGTCAAGCATAAGAACCAGGGATAAAATTCACGTGTAAACACGGGAATTAAGAGTTCTTGTTTTCATATCTGCCAGGCAGACACTTCCAGAAAACGAGGTGAATTATAGGGTTCGTCCTCTAAACTAACAAACTAGAA
This window harbors:
- a CDS encoding Na+/H+ antiporter family protein, which translates into the protein MNAVVIAVCLMLGLSLARVNVVIALTISALVAGLVGGMDLQQTVDAFNTGLGGGAQIALSYALLGAFAVALSHSGLTTLISKKVISTLGKNHNSTNMNRVRWTLLLSILAMAVSSQNLLPIHIAFIPILIPPLLHVMSKLQLDRRLVACVLTFGLVTTYMILPVGFGGIFLNDILLANLNSNNLHAVREQIPTAMLIPALGMITGLLIAVFFSYRKPREYKEELILAAEPEEGVNSRNIAIAAVAIVSTLAVQLITGSMIFGALIGFIIFSFSGALKHVADQDVFNQGVRMMANIGFIMISAAGFAAVVKETGDVSSLVSSLSEIIGDNKALAAFLMLLVGLLITMGIGSSFSTIPIIATIYVPLAMSFGFSVTATIALVGTAAALGDAGSPASDSTLGPTAGLNADGQHDHIRDSVIPTFIHYNIPLLVFGWIAAMVL
- a CDS encoding peroxiredoxin C — protein: MSVLVGRPAPDFTAAAVLGNGEIVDSFNLSEAIQGKPTVVFFYPLDFTFVCPSELIAFDHRIEEFKKRGVEVIGVSIDSQFTHNAWRNTPVAEGGIGPVQYTLVADVKHEICKAYDVEHPEAGVAFRGSFLIDKEGQVRHQVVNDLPLGRNVDEMLRMIDALQFHEEHGDVCPAGWEKGDKGMDASPEGVASYLTDNADDL
- a CDS encoding aminoacyl-tRNA deacylase gives rise to the protein MAIAITLNEYLDKEHVHFEHVEHRRTQTSLDSSRSAHLPAARVSKAVVLQDDDGEYLMASLPANKRVSLPEVDNLMGKNYHLVSERKLQDLFPDCVKGAIPAIGRAYQMPMLVDDSLLTAEPVYIESGDHENLLKLNSTEYAKLVAKAPHGNIQGANMGAPRLWERSSRDRWL
- the rnt gene encoding ribonuclease T: MSEICDANKLNHRFRGYFPVVIDVETAGFNAQTDALLEIAVTMLKMDDEGVLGLDKTLHYHIEPFEGANLEPEALAFTGIDPTNPLRGAVSEKEAFLEIFKEVKKAQKAAGCHRSIIVAHNAAFDHGFVSKAVERNGLKRTPFHPFATFDTATLAGLAIGHTVLAKACSIAGIPFDNNEAHSALYDTERTAELFCLIVNRWKALGGWPLATPDESTLETESEA
- a CDS encoding flagellar protein MotY codes for the protein MWLRVLLALTLCMPLFANAELRHYVASLDQSQWKLSDSTPIICRLEHDIPSYGKAVFTSTAGKDHNLNFSLDMWVKPDQVTQAKLMSLAPAWRPGILSKEITELSYQKYFSGEVPRNAAWSMLAELERGMQPTFYYADWYNRSNKIAVGLSAVNFNRKYGEFKSCLAGLLPYSFDDIAFTVLTYEFGGAELTRYAKAQIAKIQEYLAYDPEVELVLIDAYTDSYGGRSINQKVSEERADSVKNFFLSAGITQERIHTVGHGERHHVASNDTIDERSRNRRVVIRISKPM